In Ensifer canadensis, a genomic segment contains:
- a CDS encoding HlyU family transcriptional regulator, whose product MASFFSKLFGRSGSTENEAQGASGKTEAYAECTIRATPMREGSQFRLAGSIEKTIAEGDVRVRSFIRADLFTSEQDAIDAAFRKGRQIIDQTGPSLFSDDAPSRQV is encoded by the coding sequence GGCCGCTCCGGCTCCACCGAAAACGAGGCTCAAGGCGCATCGGGAAAAACCGAAGCCTATGCAGAGTGCACGATCCGCGCGACACCGATGCGCGAAGGCTCGCAGTTCCGTCTGGCTGGCAGCATCGAGAAGACGATCGCCGAAGGCGACGTGCGGGTGCGCAGCTTCATCCGGGCCGATCTGTTCACGTCCGAACAAGACGCGATCGATGCCGCTTTCCGCAAGGGCCGCCAGATCATCGACCAGACCGGACCGTCGTTGTTTTCTGACGACGCCCCGTCGCGGCAAGTCTGA